A single genomic interval of Musa acuminata AAA Group cultivar baxijiao chromosome BXJ3-4, Cavendish_Baxijiao_AAA, whole genome shotgun sequence harbors:
- the LOC103977153 gene encoding probable serine/threonine-protein kinase PBL21 isoform X2, whose protein sequence is MSCFPCLSPRRRETSSRIEDSASAQSGSRFLGDSSESGKKASLPGGETSKCARSFTFRDLAVATQNFREANLIGEGGFGRVYRGRIDSGQVVAIKQLNRDGLQGNKEFLVEVLMLIVLRHPNLVSLIGYCADGDERLLAYEYMPKGSLEDHLFDPPSSKPPLEWNTRIKIAVGVARGLTYLHDVANPPVIYRDMKAANVLLDDDFNPKLSDFGLAKLGPVGDNTHVSTRVMGTYGYCAPDYAMSGKLTLKSDVYSFGVLLLELITGRRAFDSSKIGGQQKLMTWSRPFLSDRRKFHQLADPFLQGRYPPRPFHQLVVIASMCLQEQPHVRPIIADVVVALNHVASQPYTPAPDSKIMSSPPPPSPSGRVTGTPSRGRNGKTLARI, encoded by the exons ATGAGCTGCTTTCCTTGTTTAAGCCCTCGCAGGAGGGAGACGAGCTCCAGGATAGAGGATAGCGCCAGCGCCCAATCCGGCTCCAGATTCCTTGGCGATTCCTCGG AGAGCGGGAAGAAGGCGTCATTACCTGGCGGGGAGACGAGTAAATGCGCGAGGAGCTTTACTTTCCGAGATCTCGCTGTCGCCACCCAGAACTTTAGAGAAGCCAATTTGATCGGAGAAGGGGGGTTTGGAAGGGTTTACAGAGGACGAATTGATTCCGGCCAG GTGGTGGCTATCAAGCAGCTAAATCGGGATGGTCTTCAGGGGAACAAGGAGTTTCTGGTGGAGGTCCTCATGCTGATCGTGCTACGGCATCCCAATCTTGTGAGTTTGATTGGTTACTGTGCAGATGGAGATGAGAGGCTCTTGGCTTACGAGTATATGCCAAAAGGCAGTCTGGAAGATCACTTGTTTG ATCCACCTTCTAGCAAGCCACCCCTTGAATGGAACACACGAATAAAAATTGCTGTTGGGGTTGCGAGAGGGCTCACATATTTGCACGATGTAGCAAATCCACCTGTTATTTACCGAGACATGAAGGCTGCAAACGTATTGCTAGATGACGACTTTAACCCAAAACTTTCTGATTTTGGACTTGCAAAACTTGGACCTGTTGGTGACAACACACATGTTTCAACGAGGGTGATGGGAACATACGGCTATTGTGCTCCTGATTATGCAATGAGTGGTAAGCTGACACTGAAGTCTGATGTATATAGTTTTGGTGTGCTTCTGTTGGAGCTGATCACCGGACGAAGGGCTTTCGATTCTTCAAAAATTGGCGGCCAACAGAAACTGATGACTTGG TCAAGACCTTTTCTCAGTGACAGAAGGAAGTTCCACCAGCTGGCCGACCCATTTCTTCAGGGTCGCTACCCACCGCGACCCTTTCACCAGTTGGTCGTGATTGCCTCCATGTGTCTTCAGGAGCAGCCTCATGTCCGACCCATCATTGCTGATGTGGTTGTTGCTCTCAACCATGTGGCATCTCAACCGTACACTCCAGCACCCGATTCGAAGATCATGAGCTCCCCGCCACCACCGTCGCCTTCAGGACGGGTTACTGGTACACCCTCGAGAGGCCGTAATGGTAAAACTTTGGCACGCATATGA
- the LOC103977153 gene encoding probable serine/threonine-protein kinase PBL21 isoform X1, producing the protein MSCFPCLSPRRRETSSRIEDSASAQSGSRFLGDSSESGKKASLPGGETSKCARSFTFRDLAVATQNFREANLIGEGGFGRVYRGRIDSGQASPCFSSCFCLVLSLASRLHWLSNLDVEEQVVAIKQLNRDGLQGNKEFLVEVLMLIVLRHPNLVSLIGYCADGDERLLAYEYMPKGSLEDHLFDPPSSKPPLEWNTRIKIAVGVARGLTYLHDVANPPVIYRDMKAANVLLDDDFNPKLSDFGLAKLGPVGDNTHVSTRVMGTYGYCAPDYAMSGKLTLKSDVYSFGVLLLELITGRRAFDSSKIGGQQKLMTWSRPFLSDRRKFHQLADPFLQGRYPPRPFHQLVVIASMCLQEQPHVRPIIADVVVALNHVASQPYTPAPDSKIMSSPPPPSPSGRVTGTPSRGRNGKTLARI; encoded by the exons ATGAGCTGCTTTCCTTGTTTAAGCCCTCGCAGGAGGGAGACGAGCTCCAGGATAGAGGATAGCGCCAGCGCCCAATCCGGCTCCAGATTCCTTGGCGATTCCTCGG AGAGCGGGAAGAAGGCGTCATTACCTGGCGGGGAGACGAGTAAATGCGCGAGGAGCTTTACTTTCCGAGATCTCGCTGTCGCCACCCAGAACTTTAGAGAAGCCAATTTGATCGGAGAAGGGGGGTTTGGAAGGGTTTACAGAGGACGAATTGATTCCGGCCAGGCAAGCCCCtgtttttcttcttgtttctGCTTAGTTTTGTCCCTCGCGTCAAGATTGCACTGGTTATCAAACTTGGATGTTGAGGAACAGGTGGTGGCTATCAAGCAGCTAAATCGGGATGGTCTTCAGGGGAACAAGGAGTTTCTGGTGGAGGTCCTCATGCTGATCGTGCTACGGCATCCCAATCTTGTGAGTTTGATTGGTTACTGTGCAGATGGAGATGAGAGGCTCTTGGCTTACGAGTATATGCCAAAAGGCAGTCTGGAAGATCACTTGTTTG ATCCACCTTCTAGCAAGCCACCCCTTGAATGGAACACACGAATAAAAATTGCTGTTGGGGTTGCGAGAGGGCTCACATATTTGCACGATGTAGCAAATCCACCTGTTATTTACCGAGACATGAAGGCTGCAAACGTATTGCTAGATGACGACTTTAACCCAAAACTTTCTGATTTTGGACTTGCAAAACTTGGACCTGTTGGTGACAACACACATGTTTCAACGAGGGTGATGGGAACATACGGCTATTGTGCTCCTGATTATGCAATGAGTGGTAAGCTGACACTGAAGTCTGATGTATATAGTTTTGGTGTGCTTCTGTTGGAGCTGATCACCGGACGAAGGGCTTTCGATTCTTCAAAAATTGGCGGCCAACAGAAACTGATGACTTGG TCAAGACCTTTTCTCAGTGACAGAAGGAAGTTCCACCAGCTGGCCGACCCATTTCTTCAGGGTCGCTACCCACCGCGACCCTTTCACCAGTTGGTCGTGATTGCCTCCATGTGTCTTCAGGAGCAGCCTCATGTCCGACCCATCATTGCTGATGTGGTTGTTGCTCTCAACCATGTGGCATCTCAACCGTACACTCCAGCACCCGATTCGAAGATCATGAGCTCCCCGCCACCACCGTCGCCTTCAGGACGGGTTACTGGTACACCCTCGAGAGGCCGTAATGGTAAAACTTTGGCACGCATATGA